A section of the Dermacoccus nishinomiyaensis genome encodes:
- the selD gene encoding selenide, water dikinase SelD, with protein sequence MESIRLTQYAHGGGCACKIPPGELEEAVKHLVGQPNPSVIVGLDDGDDAAAVRVGEQAVLSTADFFTPVVDDAYDFGRIAAANALSDIYAMGGTPVVAINLVGWPRDVLGLDIMAEVLRGGADVGAQANCPVIGGHSIDDPEPKFGMAVTGIADPGKLMRNDAAEAGLPISLTKPLGVGVLNNKHKSTGEVFPQAIEVMTTLNRDASIAAVAAGVKAATDVTGFGLLGHLWKMCRASGVRAEIDSAAVPYIEGARDAAAEGYVSGGTRRNLDWVREHITAADGIGEDELLLLADAQTSGGLLVIGEVPGAPVIGRTLPLDGGAPGISVR encoded by the coding sequence ATGGAGTCGATACGTCTGACGCAGTACGCCCATGGTGGCGGGTGCGCGTGCAAGATCCCGCCCGGCGAGCTCGAGGAGGCGGTGAAGCACCTCGTGGGGCAGCCAAATCCGAGTGTCATCGTCGGCCTCGACGACGGTGACGACGCAGCCGCCGTGCGCGTCGGCGAGCAGGCGGTGCTCTCGACGGCTGACTTCTTCACCCCTGTCGTCGACGACGCGTACGACTTCGGTCGCATCGCGGCCGCGAACGCGCTCAGCGACATCTACGCGATGGGCGGCACCCCCGTCGTCGCCATCAACCTCGTCGGCTGGCCGCGCGACGTGCTCGGCCTCGACATCATGGCCGAGGTGCTCCGAGGCGGCGCCGACGTCGGTGCGCAGGCGAACTGCCCCGTCATCGGCGGCCATTCGATCGACGATCCGGAGCCCAAGTTCGGCATGGCCGTCACCGGCATCGCTGACCCGGGCAAGCTCATGCGCAACGACGCCGCCGAGGCGGGCCTGCCCATCTCCCTGACGAAGCCGCTCGGCGTCGGTGTGCTCAACAACAAGCACAAGTCGACGGGCGAGGTTTTCCCGCAGGCCATCGAGGTGATGACGACGCTCAACCGCGACGCGTCGATCGCCGCCGTCGCGGCGGGTGTCAAGGCGGCGACAGACGTCACCGGTTTCGGTCTGCTCGGCCACCTGTGGAAGATGTGCCGCGCCTCGGGCGTTCGCGCCGAGATCGACTCCGCTGCCGTGCCGTACATCGAAGGCGCCCGCGACGCCGCAGCCGAGGGTTACGTCTCCGGCGGCACGCGTCGCAACCTCGACTGGGTGCGTGAGCACATCACCGCAGCCGACGGGATCGGCGAAGACGAACTGCTGCTGCTCGCGGACGCTCAGACGTCCGGCGGCCTCCTCGTCATCGGCGAGGTGCCCGGCGCGCCCGTGATCGGCCGCACCCTCCCCCTCGACGGCGGCGCCCCCGGCATCAGCGTGCGCTGA
- the nrfD gene encoding NrfD/PsrC family molybdoenzyme membrane anchor subunit translates to MSVNSLDAYRDPEPEGGRRRRGGRGGKRRRPTDWLNGREGRGERALVPDVEFQSYYGRGVIKPVPWEWPIPTYLFFGGLAGGSQLLATGAYLTGNEPLQRVTRLTTAVAVAVSGASLIGDLGRPERFYNMMRVAKLSSPMSVGTWILSGFSGGAMPLAALEVLRMLPLKRSGTVTGLVGALDRVAGAAGEVASASSLEVPGSRWLRRQSRAAGRRDAGLRVNGALVGVEKMLGVTEPGFVALGASMAAPLATYTAVLLSNTSTPTWHESRLYLPFVFGGSASAAASGNAMMWTPVEKAGPARALALIGSAVDLGVLNRLEKHLDAEGVGEPLHHGTAGKLNKASMALNVAGFVGTALFARRSRVASVVSGACFVAGSVCTRFAVFEAGMESAKDPKYTMGPQRRRLDARGGTENITTGPRLASADDAPRTADGRRPLPGPDGKPVNL, encoded by the coding sequence GTGAGCGTGAATTCCCTTGATGCGTATAGGGATCCTGAACCCGAGGGTGGGCGGCGCCGTCGCGGCGGGCGTGGCGGCAAGCGTCGCCGTCCGACCGACTGGCTGAACGGTCGCGAGGGCCGCGGTGAGCGCGCGCTCGTGCCGGACGTCGAGTTCCAGAGCTACTACGGGCGTGGCGTCATCAAGCCCGTGCCGTGGGAATGGCCGATCCCGACGTACCTGTTCTTCGGTGGCCTCGCGGGCGGTTCTCAGCTGCTCGCGACCGGCGCGTACCTGACGGGCAACGAACCCCTGCAGCGCGTGACGCGCCTGACGACGGCCGTTGCGGTCGCCGTCTCGGGTGCGTCGCTCATCGGCGACCTGGGTCGCCCGGAGCGCTTCTACAACATGATGCGCGTGGCGAAGCTCAGCTCGCCGATGTCGGTGGGCACGTGGATCCTCTCCGGTTTCAGCGGCGGTGCGATGCCGCTCGCGGCCCTCGAGGTGCTGCGGATGCTGCCGCTCAAGCGAAGCGGCACCGTGACGGGTCTGGTCGGCGCGCTCGATCGCGTGGCCGGGGCTGCAGGCGAGGTCGCGTCGGCGTCCTCGCTCGAGGTGCCGGGGTCGCGGTGGTTGCGGCGGCAGTCGCGTGCTGCGGGTCGTCGTGACGCCGGGTTGCGCGTCAACGGGGCACTCGTCGGCGTCGAGAAGATGCTCGGCGTCACCGAACCGGGATTCGTCGCGCTCGGTGCGTCGATGGCGGCGCCGCTGGCGACGTACACGGCGGTGCTGCTGTCGAACACGTCGACGCCGACGTGGCACGAGTCGCGGCTGTACCTGCCGTTTGTGTTCGGCGGTTCAGCATCGGCCGCGGCGAGCGGCAACGCGATGATGTGGACGCCAGTCGAGAAGGCTGGCCCCGCCCGGGCGCTAGCGCTCATCGGGTCGGCCGTCGACCTCGGCGTGCTCAATCGTCTCGAGAAGCACCTCGACGCCGAGGGCGTCGGCGAGCCGCTGCACCACGGTACTGCCGGCAAGCTCAACAAGGCGAGCATGGCGCTCAACGTCGCCGGGTTCGTCGGGACGGCGCTGTTCGCGCGACGCTCGCGCGTGGCGTCCGTCGTCTCCGGGGCCTGCTTCGTCGCAGGCTCGGTGTGCACACGCTTCGCGGTGTTCGAAGCCGGCATGGAATCGGCGAAGGACCCGAAGTACACGATGGGGCCGCAGCGCCGCCGCCTCGACGCGCGTGGCGGGACGGAGAACATCACGACAGGCCCGCGGCTGGCCTCGGCGGATGACGCCCCCCGCACCGCGGATGGGCGCCGACCGCTGCCTGGCCCGGACGGCAAGCCCGTCAACCTCTGA